A part of Chloroflexota bacterium genomic DNA contains:
- a CDS encoding MFS transporter: MPRNKGLRYLTFGSLYFTQGTIQGFFAALNALYLLSHGLNMTEVGVFGFIALLPFVLKIGLGILSDRVNLFGMGHRKPYIVIGLIVQLLCLVFTPFIDPGQHFWGYVAIAFTLQMGMALYDTCTDGLALDTTPPKEQSTIQGFMVGGRAIGVIIAASAVGFLAENVSWQAVFWTLAALTLLPTPLVLAIREEDRDVEKRFEWRAFKAFNGKTFLAAGLGTLMFVIILGVNQLINPFLEEQLGISLTTAGFITSLWGVGIVGGSVLGGWLLRKFQPKPGLWVAVILLSLSILCVAFLIGPEFGLVVAITVVIFFGVTYGAYQTEYFAVAMRMVDPRIAASMYAILMAFTNIGQGIGMYLSGALADAFGYRVTFLVLLGLNLLILPLLQVVFKPEPVTAEIA, encoded by the coding sequence ATGCCCAGGAACAAAGGACTTCGCTATCTAACCTTCGGCTCGCTCTATTTCACCCAAGGAACCATTCAAGGTTTCTTCGCCGCACTCAACGCCCTTTACCTGCTCAGTCATGGACTGAACATGACTGAAGTGGGCGTTTTTGGTTTCATTGCCCTGCTGCCTTTCGTGCTAAAGATTGGACTGGGCATTCTCTCCGACCGGGTTAACCTCTTTGGGATGGGACATCGTAAACCCTACATCGTGATTGGCTTAATAGTCCAATTACTTTGTCTGGTATTCACACCTTTCATTGACCCCGGCCAACATTTCTGGGGATATGTGGCAATCGCCTTCACCCTGCAAATGGGCATGGCGCTCTATGACACCTGTACAGACGGTCTGGCATTGGATACCACCCCACCGAAAGAACAGAGCACCATTCAAGGCTTTATGGTCGGTGGGCGGGCCATTGGTGTGATCATCGCCGCATCTGCGGTGGGCTTCCTGGCGGAAAACGTCTCCTGGCAAGCGGTCTTCTGGACTCTGGCAGCCCTAACGCTCTTGCCAACCCCACTAGTCCTGGCCATCCGTGAAGAGGATCGAGATGTCGAAAAACGGTTTGAGTGGCGAGCATTCAAAGCCTTTAATGGCAAGACCTTCCTGGCCGCCGGTTTGGGAACTTTGATGTTTGTGATCATTCTGGGCGTCAATCAGCTGATCAATCCCTTTCTGGAGGAGCAGCTGGGCATCAGCCTGACCACGGCTGGCTTCATCACATCGCTCTGGGGTGTGGGTATTGTTGGCGGGAGTGTGCTGGGCGGCTGGTTATTGCGCAAATTCCAGCCCAAACCTGGCTTATGGGTGGCTGTGATCCTGCTGAGCTTGTCGATCCTTTGTGTTGCCTTCCTCATCGGGCCGGAATTTGGGCTTGTCGTGGCCATTACGGTGGTGATCTTCTTCGGCGTGACCTATGGCGCATATCAGACGGAATATTTTGCGGTGGCGATGCGTATGGTGGACCCCCGAATCGCAGCTTCCATGTATGCCATCCTGATGGCCTTCACCAATATCGGCCAGGGGATTGGCATGTACCTCTCCGGTGCACTGGCGGATGCATTCGGCTACCGAGTCACCTTCCTGGTGCTGCTGGGGTTGAATCTGCTGATCCTGCCACTGCTGCAGGTGGTCTTCAAACCGGAACCGGTTACTGCGGAAATAGCTTGA
- the surE gene encoding 5'/3'-nucleotidase SurE yields MNNKTTQILLTNDDSIHSPGLWAAAEALDPLGYVHVVAPRDQHSGAGRSMPIHTSGIIERMALTVNGREWDVFAVDGSPGQSMLHGIYDVIKATPDIVVSGINYGENVGSGVTVSGTIGAAIEAATLDIPALAVSMQTGTEHHFSLSQDIDFSAAGHFTHLFANWMLHTPLPKDVDIIKIDVPYGATPETPFEWTRQSRLRYYLPKPVDRPNLMEPGPLGYDILTDFSQLEPGSDLYALLVEKKVSATPLSIDLTSRVDLGELDSMLKG; encoded by the coding sequence ATGAACAATAAAACAACACAAATCTTATTAACGAATGACGACAGCATCCACTCTCCCGGTCTCTGGGCGGCAGCCGAAGCACTGGACCCCCTGGGCTACGTTCATGTGGTTGCACCCCGCGATCAACATTCCGGCGCTGGCCGCAGCATGCCGATTCACACTTCCGGCATCATCGAGCGTATGGCCCTCACCGTCAACGGACGGGAATGGGATGTCTTCGCAGTCGATGGCTCCCCTGGCCAATCCATGCTGCACGGTATTTATGATGTCATCAAAGCCACTCCGGACATTGTCGTTTCCGGGATCAATTACGGCGAGAATGTCGGCTCAGGCGTGACCGTATCCGGCACAATCGGGGCGGCGATCGAAGCTGCCACACTCGATATCCCAGCCCTGGCCGTCTCAATGCAGACCGGTACAGAGCATCACTTCTCACTCTCCCAGGATATCGACTTCAGCGCCGCCGGCCATTTCACCCACCTTTTCGCCAACTGGATGCTCCACACCCCCCTGCCAAAAGATGTGGATATCATCAAAATTGATGTCCCTTATGGCGCCACTCCCGAAACCCCCTTCGAATGGACGCGCCAGTCACGCCTGCGGTATTACCTCCCCAAACCGGTTGATCGGCCGAATTTGATGGAGCCCGGCCCACTGGGTTATGATATCCTGACGGATTTCTCCCAGCTGGAACCTGGCAGCGACCTCTATGCCCTGCTGGTCGAGAAAAAAGTCTCCGCCACACCCCTCAGCATTGACCTGACCTCTCGAGTGGACCTGGGTGAATTGGATTCAATGCTCAAAGGCTAA
- a CDS encoding SufE family protein: MATIDEIQAEIVEDFSFLPEWDERYAYLIELGQKMPPLPEEYRTEDNIVRGCQSTVWLHRECQDGKVLLQADSDSLIVKGLAALLMQIYSGQPAEDILKADLSFLEGTGLSKHLSSQRANGLMAMIDEIKAYCVKCAAGEI, translated from the coding sequence ATGGCAACCATTGACGAGATTCAGGCCGAAATTGTTGAAGATTTCTCCTTCCTGCCGGAATGGGATGAACGCTATGCCTATCTGATCGAACTCGGGCAGAAGATGCCGCCTCTGCCGGAAGAATACCGCACGGAAGACAACATCGTCCGCGGCTGCCAGTCCACCGTCTGGCTGCACCGCGAATGCCAGGACGGTAAAGTCCTGCTGCAGGCTGACAGTGACTCACTGATCGTCAAAGGCCTGGCCGCCCTGCTGATGCAGATCTACTCAGGGCAGCCCGCCGAGGATATCCTCAAGGCGGACTTGAGCTTCCTTGAGGGCACCGGCCTAAGCAAACACCTCTCCTCCCAGCGCGCCAACGGTCTGATGGCGATGATCGATGAGATCAAAGCCTACTGCGTGAAGTGCGCGGCTGGTGAAATATGA